From Microlunatus capsulatus, a single genomic window includes:
- a CDS encoding metal-dependent transcriptional regulator has product MSDLIDTTEMYLRTIYELEEEGIVPLRARIAERLHQSGPTVSQTVARMERDQLLRVEGDRHLELTDEGRSRAIRVMRKHRLAERLLIDVIGLDWEKVHDEACRWEHVISEDVERKLVDLLGSPTQSPYGNPIPGMDELGVTDAPGVFRDGNEQLQDVVRRQTAPTRVVIERMSEEIQKDVEMMGTLRLAGIQPGAEVSVEAGGLGVRLSAAGWPDCEIDREASTHLFVSRV; this is encoded by the coding sequence GTGAGTGACCTGATCGATACCACCGAGATGTACCTCCGCACGATCTACGAGCTCGAGGAGGAGGGCATCGTCCCCCTCCGCGCCCGGATCGCGGAGCGGCTGCACCAGAGTGGTCCGACGGTCTCCCAGACCGTCGCCCGGATGGAGCGCGACCAGCTGCTCCGCGTCGAGGGCGACCGCCACCTCGAGCTGACCGACGAGGGCCGCAGCCGCGCCATCCGCGTCATGCGCAAGCACCGGCTGGCCGAGCGGCTGCTCATCGACGTCATCGGGCTGGACTGGGAGAAGGTCCACGACGAGGCCTGCCGCTGGGAGCACGTGATCTCCGAGGACGTCGAGCGCAAGCTCGTCGACCTGCTGGGCTCGCCGACCCAGTCGCCCTACGGCAACCCGATCCCCGGCATGGACGAGCTGGGCGTCACCGACGCCCCCGGCGTCTTCCGGGACGGCAACGAGCAGCTGCAGGACGTCGTCCGCCGCCAGACCGCCCCCACCCGGGTGGTCATCGAGCGGATGAGCGAGGAGATCCAGAAGGACGTCGAGATGATGGGGACCCTGCGCCTGGCCGGCATCCAGCCCGGCGCGGAGGTCAGCGTCGAGGCCGGCGGCCTGGGCGTCCGGCTGTCGGCGGCCGGCTGGCCCGACTGCGAGATCGACCGCGAGGCCTCCACCCACCTGTTCGTGTCCCGCGTCTGA
- a CDS encoding cation:proton antiporter codes for MDLLALAVLGLLAVAGATALSSRLGVAAPLLLVVAGIAVSLLPFVPELEVDPEWILAGVLPPLLYSAAVSMPAMDFRREFPAIGGLSVLLVVVTSVVLGAFLSWVVPGLSLWWGIAIGAVISPTDAVATSIVKQVGVSGRVVSILEGESLLNDATALVLLRTAVAGASASVTLGGALGDFAQAVAVAVVLGFVVGKVNLRVRERVADPTVNTVLSFTVPFLAAVPAEALGGSGLVAAVVAGLVTGHGAPRRLTPRHRLSDAENWRTVELVLEGAVFLVLGLELTALVGDVVASEAGVGTAVLLAAAALAITVLVRAGYVAPLLWSLHTRSRRAEGLKPRLADLQERLDARVAGAALDEPATGRPRRRGRRSGTGERRRRGDLPLSASRLQRFQTRITRSAADIDYLLAAPLGWREGSVVVWAGMRGAVTVAAAQTLPPETPARSLLVLVAFLVAVGSLLLQGGTLGRLVRRVTPSGPVDDAAEREERTRVLELMSGAAASVLGEEKRPVPDADPARRQAFVRQRLAVLEAQRQAVLDARDDGLFGAETLQAALAVLDADQISLELRGRPVDG; via the coding sequence GTGGACCTGCTCGCCCTCGCCGTGCTCGGCCTGCTGGCCGTGGCCGGCGCCACCGCCCTGTCGTCGCGGCTGGGGGTGGCCGCGCCGCTGCTGCTCGTGGTGGCCGGCATCGCGGTCAGCCTGCTGCCGTTCGTGCCCGAGCTCGAGGTCGACCCCGAGTGGATCCTCGCCGGCGTCCTGCCGCCGCTGCTCTACTCGGCGGCGGTGTCGATGCCGGCCATGGACTTCCGCCGCGAGTTCCCCGCCATCGGCGGGCTGTCGGTGCTGCTCGTCGTGGTGACCTCGGTGGTGCTGGGGGCGTTCCTGTCCTGGGTGGTGCCCGGGCTGAGCCTGTGGTGGGGGATCGCGATCGGCGCGGTGATCAGCCCGACCGACGCGGTGGCGACCTCGATCGTCAAGCAGGTCGGCGTCTCGGGCCGGGTGGTCTCGATCCTCGAGGGCGAGAGCCTGCTCAACGACGCGACCGCGCTGGTGCTGCTGCGGACCGCGGTGGCCGGGGCGTCGGCGTCGGTGACGCTCGGTGGGGCGCTCGGCGACTTCGCGCAGGCCGTGGCGGTCGCGGTCGTGCTCGGGTTCGTCGTCGGCAAGGTCAACCTCCGCGTCCGCGAGCGAGTGGCCGACCCGACCGTCAACACCGTGCTGTCCTTCACCGTGCCCTTCCTGGCGGCGGTCCCCGCCGAGGCCCTGGGCGGCTCCGGGCTCGTCGCGGCGGTGGTGGCCGGGCTGGTCACCGGGCACGGGGCGCCTCGACGGCTGACGCCCCGGCACCGGCTCTCCGACGCCGAGAACTGGCGCACGGTCGAGCTGGTGCTGGAGGGTGCGGTCTTCCTCGTCCTCGGCCTGGAGCTGACGGCCCTGGTGGGCGACGTCGTCGCCTCCGAGGCCGGCGTCGGGACGGCGGTGCTGCTGGCCGCCGCCGCGCTGGCCATCACAGTGCTGGTCCGGGCCGGCTACGTGGCGCCGCTGCTGTGGTCGCTGCACACCCGGTCGCGGCGGGCCGAGGGGCTCAAGCCCCGGCTGGCCGACCTGCAGGAGCGCCTCGACGCCCGCGTCGCCGGGGCCGCGCTCGACGAGCCGGCGACCGGTCGGCCGCGACGGCGCGGCCGGCGGTCGGGGACGGGGGAGCGGCGACGCCGGGGCGACCTGCCCCTCTCGGCCAGCCGCCTGCAGCGCTTCCAGACCCGGATCACCCGCTCGGCCGCCGACATCGACTACCTGCTGGCCGCGCCGCTGGGCTGGCGCGAGGGCAGCGTCGTCGTCTGGGCGGGGATGCGCGGGGCGGTGACGGTGGCGGCGGCCCAGACCCTGCCCCCGGAGACCCCGGCCCGCTCCCTGCTGGTGCTGGTCGCCTTCCTCGTCGCGGTCGGCTCGCTGCTGCTGCAGGGCGGGACGCTGGGCCGGCTGGTGCGCCGGGTGACCCCGAGCGGGCCGGTCGACGACGCCGCCGAGCGCGAGGAGCGGACCCGGGTGCTGGAGCTGATGTCGGGTGCCGCGGCCTCGGTGCTGGGGGAGGAGAAGCGGCCGGTGCCCGACGCCGACCCGGCCCGGCGCCAGGCCTTCGTGCGGCAGCGGCTGGCCGTGCTGGAGGCCCAGCGGCAGGCGGTGCTCGACGCCCGCGACGACGGCCTGTTCGGCGCGGAGACCCTGCAGGCCGCGCTCGCGGTGCTCGACGCCGACCAGATCAGCCTCGAGCTGCGGGGCCGACCCGTCGACGGCTGA
- a CDS encoding acVLRF1 family peptidyl-tRNA hydrolase: MDTDRVVRVPPERLRRWLDGFAERHGDVEATLRSDAVALVADDGAEAVVTVPFLPWQPVGEPLDALLAHVGRTRDVGVVLVRKGGYAVGRFTGDRLVASKVDSTYVQGRTKAGGWSQQRYARRRDNQSAKAYAETADVAARLLAPHAAALDAVVGGGDPPAVAAVLADARLAALRPLLQRRVLPVPDPRLRVLEAFPAQFRAVEIALNALA, from the coding sequence GTGGACACCGACCGCGTCGTCCGGGTGCCCCCCGAGCGCCTCCGCCGCTGGCTGGACGGCTTCGCCGAGCGGCACGGCGACGTCGAGGCCACGCTGCGCAGCGACGCCGTCGCCCTGGTCGCCGACGACGGAGCCGAGGCCGTCGTCACCGTCCCGTTCCTGCCCTGGCAGCCCGTCGGCGAGCCGCTCGACGCCCTGCTGGCCCACGTCGGCCGGACCCGCGACGTCGGCGTCGTCCTGGTCCGCAAGGGCGGTTACGCCGTCGGCCGCTTCACCGGCGACCGGCTGGTCGCCTCAAAGGTCGACTCCACCTACGTCCAGGGCCGGACCAAGGCCGGCGGCTGGTCCCAGCAGCGCTACGCCCGCCGGCGCGACAACCAGTCGGCCAAGGCCTACGCCGAGACCGCCGACGTCGCCGCCCGGCTGCTGGCCCCGCACGCCGCCGCCCTCGACGCCGTCGTCGGCGGGGGTGACCCGCCCGCCGTCGCCGCGGTGCTCGCCGACGCCCGGCTCGCCGCGCTGCGCCCGCTGCTGCAGCGGCGCGTGCTGCCCGTCCCCGACCCGCGGCTCCGCGTCCTCGAGGCCTTCCCGGCCCAGTTCCGCGCGGTCGAGATCGCCCTCAACGCGCTGGCCTGA
- a CDS encoding class II fructose-bisphosphate aldolase, whose amino-acid sequence MATTSLTALLTPAAAAGRGVGAFNVFSLEHAEALVAGAAEAGTPVVLQLSQNAVRYHGSLAPIAVATLALARASAARAVVHLDHATDVDLVHEAVALGVGSVMFDGSELSYEDNVRVTAEVVAHCHARGVDVEAELGEVGGKDGVHAPGVRTRPDEAAAFVAATGVDALAVAVGSSHAMTERSAALDLALVAELRAAVPVPLVLHGSSGVPDDEIVRAVRAGMTKINIATHLNKVFTGAVRAVLDENPALVDSRKYLGPARAAMAAETARLLIMLDGTGS is encoded by the coding sequence ATGGCCACCACGAGCCTGACCGCGCTGCTGACGCCAGCGGCTGCCGCCGGCCGGGGCGTCGGGGCCTTCAACGTCTTCAGCCTCGAGCACGCCGAGGCGCTGGTCGCGGGGGCGGCGGAGGCCGGCACGCCCGTCGTGCTCCAGCTCTCCCAGAACGCCGTCCGCTACCACGGCAGCCTGGCGCCGATCGCCGTGGCGACGCTGGCGCTGGCCCGGGCGAGCGCCGCCCGGGCCGTCGTCCACCTCGACCACGCCACCGACGTCGACCTGGTGCACGAGGCCGTCGCGCTGGGCGTCGGCTCGGTGATGTTCGACGGCTCCGAGCTGAGCTACGAGGACAACGTCCGGGTGACCGCCGAGGTCGTCGCGCACTGCCACGCCCGCGGCGTCGACGTCGAGGCCGAACTGGGCGAGGTCGGCGGCAAGGACGGCGTCCACGCCCCCGGCGTCCGCACCCGGCCGGACGAGGCCGCGGCCTTCGTCGCCGCGACCGGCGTCGACGCGCTGGCCGTGGCCGTCGGCTCGTCGCACGCGATGACCGAGCGCAGCGCCGCCCTCGACCTCGCGCTGGTCGCCGAGCTGCGGGCCGCCGTGCCGGTGCCGCTGGTGCTGCACGGCTCCTCCGGTGTGCCCGACGACGAGATCGTCCGCGCCGTCCGGGCGGGGATGACCAAGATCAACATCGCCACCCACCTGAACAAGGTGTTCACCGGGGCGGTCCGCGCGGTGCTGGACGAGAACCCTGCCCTGGTGGACAGCCGCAAGTATCTGGGACCGGCGCGGGCCGCCATGGCGGCCGAGACGGCACGCTTGCTGATCATGCTCGACGGCACGGGGTCCTGA
- the trxA gene encoding thioredoxin, whose amino-acid sequence MATIDISAENFEKTITDNDIVLVDFWADWCGPCKRFAPVYDKSSDQHGDVTYAKVDTDAHPSLMNDFGIQAIPTLMAFREGVMVFNQAGALPGPALEQVIDAVKKLDMEEVHAQVAKLQAEHGDHDHADHQH is encoded by the coding sequence ATGGCAACGATCGACATCAGCGCGGAGAACTTCGAGAAGACCATCACGGACAACGACATCGTCCTGGTGGACTTCTGGGCCGACTGGTGCGGCCCCTGCAAGCGGTTCGCGCCCGTCTACGACAAGTCCTCCGACCAGCACGGCGACGTGACCTACGCCAAGGTCGACACCGACGCGCACCCCTCCCTGATGAACGACTTCGGGATCCAGGCCATCCCCACGCTGATGGCGTTCCGCGAGGGCGTCATGGTCTTCAACCAGGCCGGTGCGCTCCCCGGCCCCGCGCTGGAGCAGGTCATCGACGCGGTGAAGAAGCTCGACATGGAGGAAGTGCACGCGCAGGTCGCGAAGCTCCAGGCCGAGCACGGCGACCACGACCACGCCGACCACCAGCACTGA
- a CDS encoding class I SAM-dependent methyltransferase, with the protein MSGRDGGEEPLDWKGFLSEFHRTRAGVAEAVLSRATAGDHSPYRWLGRAVSADARVIVDLAAGSGPMSRVLAQPGRTVVGVDLSAEELALAAERGPGPWVRGDALRLPFRDGSVDVVTSSMGLVVVRPLEELLTEITRVLRPGGVLAAIAPAVRPLGPPDLLTLGQISRRLRAKPRFPGPVELAGFHKTLDAVGLTRVEDKRERYRFSVRSREDAELVMSALYLPSTRRSRVVAAVEYLEDRLERSESVEIAIPMRRVVAIK; encoded by the coding sequence GTGAGCGGGCGCGACGGCGGCGAGGAGCCGCTGGACTGGAAGGGCTTCCTGTCGGAGTTCCACCGGACGCGGGCCGGGGTGGCCGAGGCCGTGCTGTCCCGGGCGACCGCCGGCGACCACTCGCCCTACCGCTGGCTGGGCCGAGCGGTGTCCGCCGACGCGCGGGTGATCGTCGACCTCGCCGCCGGCTCCGGCCCGATGTCGCGGGTGCTCGCCCAGCCGGGCCGCACCGTCGTCGGGGTCGACCTGTCGGCCGAGGAGCTGGCGCTGGCCGCCGAGCGCGGCCCCGGGCCGTGGGTCCGCGGCGACGCGCTCCGGCTGCCGTTCCGCGACGGCTCCGTCGACGTCGTCACCAGCTCGATGGGCCTCGTCGTGGTCCGCCCGCTGGAGGAGCTGCTCACCGAGATCACCCGGGTGCTGCGCCCCGGCGGCGTGCTGGCCGCCATCGCGCCCGCCGTCCGGCCGCTGGGCCCGCCCGACCTGCTGACGCTGGGCCAGATCAGCCGACGGCTGCGGGCCAAGCCCCGCTTCCCCGGACCGGTCGAGCTGGCCGGCTTCCACAAGACCCTCGACGCCGTCGGCCTCACCCGGGTGGAGGACAAGCGCGAGCGCTACCGCTTCTCGGTCCGCAGCCGTGAGGACGCCGAGCTGGTGATGTCGGCGCTGTACCTGCCGAGCACCCGCCGCTCCCGCGTGGTGGCGGCGGTGGAGTACCTCGAGGACCGGCTGGAGCGGTCCGAGAGCGTCGAGATCGCCATCCCGATGCGCCGCGTGGTGGCCATCAAGTAA
- a CDS encoding N-acetylglucosamine-6-phosphate deacetylase — protein MTTEQPTARPAPTRLWCERLVTPVGERRGVLLTLADGRVADLQPVAAPPADVERVAGWTVPGFVDTHGHGGGGHDYATLDVDEARAARAFHRAHGTTTALASLVTADLDTLVAQIGTLAPLVRTGELAGLHLEGPFLSPAKKGAHTESLLVPPTPEAVDRLLEAGDGTLGMVTIAPELPGALAAIARFVAGGVAVAVGHTDGDETDARRALDAGATVATHLFNAMRPIHHREPGPVPVLLADERVVVELIGDGFHLHRDVVAMAVDAAGLDRVALITDAMVATGMPDGGYTLGGLDVVVRHGEARLVEADGSPGSIAGSTLTMAAGFAFLVSLGLSIPGAAHLAASTPARRHGLEGRGTIEVGGAADLCVVDDAGRLQRVLQDGVWV, from the coding sequence GTGACGACCGAGCAACCGACCGCCCGCCCGGCCCCCACCCGCCTCTGGTGCGAGCGGCTGGTGACCCCGGTGGGCGAGCGCCGCGGCGTCCTGCTCACGCTCGCCGACGGCCGGGTCGCCGACCTGCAGCCCGTGGCCGCCCCGCCGGCCGACGTCGAGCGGGTGGCCGGCTGGACCGTCCCCGGCTTCGTCGACACCCACGGCCACGGCGGCGGCGGGCACGACTACGCCACCCTCGACGTCGACGAGGCGCGCGCCGCCCGGGCCTTCCACCGCGCCCACGGCACCACCACGGCGCTGGCCAGCCTGGTCACCGCCGACCTCGACACCCTCGTCGCCCAGATCGGCACGCTCGCGCCCCTGGTCCGCACCGGCGAGCTCGCCGGGCTGCACCTGGAGGGGCCGTTCCTCTCCCCGGCCAAGAAGGGCGCGCACACCGAGTCGTTGCTCGTGCCGCCGACGCCCGAGGCCGTCGACCGGCTGCTGGAGGCCGGCGACGGCACGCTGGGCATGGTCACCATCGCCCCCGAGCTGCCCGGCGCCCTCGCCGCGATCGCCCGGTTCGTCGCGGGCGGGGTCGCCGTCGCGGTCGGGCACACCGACGGCGACGAGACCGACGCCCGCCGCGCCCTCGACGCCGGCGCCACGGTGGCCACCCACCTCTTCAACGCCATGCGGCCGATCCACCACCGCGAGCCCGGACCGGTCCCGGTGCTGCTGGCCGACGAGCGCGTCGTGGTCGAGCTGATCGGCGACGGCTTCCACCTGCACCGCGACGTCGTCGCGATGGCCGTCGACGCCGCCGGCCTGGACCGGGTCGCGCTCATCACCGACGCCATGGTCGCCACCGGCATGCCCGACGGCGGCTACACCCTCGGCGGGCTCGACGTCGTCGTCCGGCACGGCGAGGCCCGGCTGGTCGAGGCCGACGGCAGCCCGGGCTCCATCGCCGGCTCCACGCTGACGATGGCCGCCGGCTTCGCCTTCCTGGTCTCGCTGGGCTTGAGCATCCCCGGCGCCGCGCACCTGGCCGCCAGCACGCCGGCCCGCCGGCACGGGCTGGAGGGCCGCGGGACCATCGAGGTGGGCGGGGCCGCGGACCTCTGCGTCGTCGACGACGCCGGCCGCCTGCAGCGCGTCCTGCAGGACGGGGTGTGGGTCTGA
- a CDS encoding ROK family protein, with amino-acid sequence MPVAGEPAEGGDYVVAVDLGGTLTKVAYAGADGTVSGVVRLPTRMVDGQASVSWLASVVDDAVEARPGAVCVGYGVVVPGIIDVPRGVVRAAPNVGWYDVPLRHRLSDLTGRTGTVAHDVRSGGLAEWRVGAAVGARNLLFLPLGTGIAGAMVVDGRMVDADGYAGEIGHIAVPAAGDAACLCGQQGCLETVASASGVARTHARLSGGPAVEAREVADRARAGEPAAVEAFALAVQALVEALTTYATLLGPETVVVGGGLAGAFDLLGPPIAAGLDARMSFQRRPSLVPARLGADAGVIGAGLVAWDLIGEDEGP; translated from the coding sequence GTGCCCGTCGCCGGGGAGCCCGCGGAGGGCGGTGACTACGTCGTCGCCGTCGACCTGGGCGGCACCCTCACCAAGGTCGCCTACGCCGGCGCCGACGGCACCGTCAGCGGCGTCGTCCGGCTGCCCACCCGGATGGTCGACGGCCAGGCCTCGGTGAGCTGGCTGGCCTCGGTGGTCGACGACGCCGTCGAGGCCCGCCCCGGCGCGGTCTGCGTCGGCTACGGCGTCGTCGTGCCCGGCATCATCGACGTCCCGCGCGGCGTGGTCCGCGCCGCGCCCAACGTCGGCTGGTACGACGTGCCGCTGCGGCACCGGCTCAGCGACCTCACCGGCCGGACCGGCACCGTCGCCCACGACGTCCGCTCCGGCGGCCTGGCCGAGTGGCGGGTGGGCGCCGCCGTCGGGGCGCGGAACCTGCTGTTCCTGCCGCTGGGCACCGGCATCGCCGGCGCGATGGTCGTCGACGGCCGGATGGTCGACGCCGACGGCTACGCCGGCGAGATCGGCCACATCGCCGTCCCGGCCGCCGGGGACGCCGCCTGCCTGTGCGGCCAGCAGGGCTGCCTGGAGACGGTGGCCTCGGCCTCCGGCGTCGCCCGCACCCACGCCCGGCTGAGCGGCGGGCCGGCCGTCGAGGCCCGCGAGGTGGCCGACCGCGCCCGGGCCGGGGAGCCCGCCGCCGTCGAGGCCTTCGCGCTCGCCGTGCAGGCCCTGGTCGAGGCGCTCACCACCTACGCCACGCTGCTGGGTCCCGAGACCGTCGTCGTCGGCGGCGGCCTGGCCGGCGCCTTCGACCTGCTGGGACCGCCGATCGCCGCGGGACTGGACGCCCGGATGTCCTTCCAGCGCCGCCCGAGCCTGGTCCCGGCCCGGCTGGGCGCCGACGCCGGGGTGATCGGGGCCGGACTGGTGGCCTGGGACCTCATCGGTGAGGATGAGGGACCGTGA
- a CDS encoding SIS domain-containing protein has protein sequence MTFFVDDEIASQPACWRQAAGLAPGLAEALRAPGERVGFVGCGTSWFMAQVIASWRETAGFGESDAFSASEVPDRPYDRVVAITRSGTTTEVVELLETLRGLVPTTVVLGDQSTPAARLADQVVDLSFADEQSVVQTRFATSTLALFRAAFGTDVEPLAAAAQQAVDEPLPEGLAEAEQVSFLGRGWTVGLAHEAALKYRETSSSWTESYPAMDYRHGPISIARPGRLVWMFGEPPAGLAEQVQATGARFIASDRDPMVELVTVQRVAVARARLLGVNPDTPQHLTRSVVLDG, from the coding sequence GTGACCTTCTTCGTCGACGACGAGATCGCCTCCCAGCCCGCCTGCTGGCGCCAGGCCGCGGGCCTCGCGCCCGGCCTCGCCGAGGCGCTCCGGGCCCCGGGGGAGCGGGTCGGCTTCGTCGGCTGCGGCACCTCCTGGTTCATGGCGCAGGTCATCGCCTCCTGGCGCGAGACCGCCGGGTTCGGGGAGTCCGACGCCTTCAGCGCCAGCGAGGTCCCCGACCGGCCCTACGACCGCGTCGTCGCCATCACCCGCTCCGGCACCACGACCGAGGTCGTCGAGCTGCTGGAGACGCTGCGCGGGCTCGTCCCCACCACCGTCGTGCTGGGCGACCAGAGCACCCCCGCCGCCCGGCTGGCCGACCAGGTCGTCGACCTCTCCTTCGCCGACGAGCAGTCGGTCGTGCAGACCCGCTTCGCCACCTCGACGCTCGCGCTCTTCCGCGCGGCCTTCGGCACCGACGTCGAGCCGCTCGCCGCCGCCGCGCAGCAGGCCGTCGACGAGCCGCTGCCCGAGGGCCTGGCCGAGGCCGAGCAGGTGAGCTTCCTGGGCCGCGGCTGGACCGTCGGGCTGGCCCACGAGGCCGCCCTCAAGTACCGCGAGACCTCCTCGTCGTGGACCGAGTCGTACCCGGCGATGGACTACCGGCACGGCCCGATCTCCATCGCCCGCCCCGGCCGGCTGGTCTGGATGTTCGGGGAGCCGCCCGCCGGTCTCGCCGAGCAGGTGCAGGCCACCGGTGCGCGGTTCATCGCCTCCGACCGCGACCCGATGGTCGAGCTGGTCACCGTCCAGCGTGTCGCCGTCGCGCGGGCCCGGCTGCTGGGCGTCAACCCCGACACCCCGCAGCACCTGACCCGGTCCGTCGTCCTCGACGGCTGA
- a CDS encoding cryptochrome/photolyase family protein — MHAPRPAAIWWARRDLRLADNPALLAAAEEGAAVLPLFVLDPVLLRSAGHGRRAWLMAALHALDADLRAGGGPGLSVVEGRPAEVLPRVAAQAGATTVHVSADFAPYGRRRDAAVARALEEAGLALRPTGSPYGVAPGTLRTQAGQPFQVFSPFHRAWLARGVHGPAPDLDPAQVSWLEAADRVTPEAPDPALVAVAGEQHARAAWRSWLARDEQGPADYKALHNVPGADATTHLSPPLRWGHLHPRTVLADLAGRPSEGAAALARQVVWRDFYADVLLHRPDAVTAPIKRDFVNLQVDEPVPGSLAAARLDAWEQGRTGYPLVDAGMRQMLAEGWMHNRLRLVTGSFLVKDLHLPWWHGADVYMRHLRDGDVAQNQLNWQWVAGCGNDPAMYVRIFNPVTQSEKFDPDGTYIRRYVPELADVPLVHLHTPWTNPDGLPRGYPHPIVDHATERRESLDRYAAFTGRG, encoded by the coding sequence GTGCACGCTCCCCGCCCGGCCGCGATCTGGTGGGCCCGCCGCGACCTCCGGCTCGCCGACAACCCCGCCCTGCTCGCCGCGGCCGAGGAGGGTGCGGCGGTCCTCCCGCTGTTCGTCCTCGACCCCGTCCTGCTCCGCTCCGCCGGGCACGGCCGGCGGGCCTGGCTGATGGCCGCGCTGCACGCGCTGGACGCCGACCTGCGCGCCGGCGGCGGGCCGGGGCTGTCCGTCGTGGAGGGCCGTCCGGCCGAGGTGCTGCCGCGGGTCGCGGCGCAGGCCGGGGCCACGACCGTGCACGTCAGCGCCGACTTCGCCCCCTACGGTCGGCGTCGCGACGCCGCCGTCGCCCGCGCCCTGGAGGAGGCGGGCCTGGCGCTGCGGCCCACCGGTTCGCCCTACGGCGTCGCGCCCGGCACGCTGCGCACCCAGGCCGGCCAGCCCTTCCAGGTGTTCAGCCCGTTCCACCGGGCCTGGCTGGCCCGCGGCGTGCACGGACCGGCCCCCGACCTCGACCCGGCCCAGGTCAGCTGGCTGGAGGCCGCGGACCGGGTGACGCCCGAGGCGCCGGACCCGGCGCTGGTGGCCGTCGCCGGCGAGCAGCACGCCCGCGCGGCCTGGCGGTCCTGGCTGGCGCGCGACGAGCAGGGCCCGGCCGACTACAAGGCGCTGCACAACGTGCCCGGGGCCGACGCCACGACGCACCTCTCGCCGCCGCTGCGCTGGGGCCACCTGCACCCGCGGACGGTGCTGGCCGACCTGGCCGGCCGCCCGTCGGAGGGGGCGGCCGCGCTCGCCCGCCAGGTGGTGTGGCGCGACTTCTACGCCGACGTCCTGCTGCACCGCCCCGACGCCGTCACCGCGCCGATCAAGCGCGACTTCGTCAACCTCCAGGTGGACGAGCCGGTGCCGGGCTCGCTGGCCGCCGCCCGGCTGGACGCCTGGGAGCAGGGCCGGACCGGCTACCCGCTGGTCGACGCGGGGATGCGGCAGATGCTCGCCGAGGGCTGGATGCACAACCGGCTGCGCCTGGTCACCGGCTCGTTCCTGGTCAAGGACCTGCACCTGCCCTGGTGGCACGGCGCCGACGTCTACATGCGCCACCTGCGCGACGGCGACGTCGCCCAGAACCAGCTGAACTGGCAGTGGGTGGCCGGCTGCGGCAACGACCCGGCGATGTACGTCCGGATCTTCAACCCCGTCACCCAGTCGGAGAAGTTCGACCCCGACGGCACCTACATCCGGCGCTACGTGCCCGAGCTGGCCGACGTCCCGCTGGTGCACCTGCACACGCCGTGGACCAACCCCGACGGCCTGCCGCGGGGGTACCCGCACCCGATCGTCGACCACGCCACCGAGCGGCGGGAGTCGCTGGACCGCTACGCCGCCTTCACCGGCCGCGGCTGA
- a CDS encoding DeoR/GlpR family DNA-binding transcription regulator, translating into MTRAERLSALLELLVTEGKIDVEASADHFAVSAATIRRDLDYLADQQLLSRTHGGAVPNTTSYDLPLRYKTINHGEAKARIAQCAVEMLWPGCTVSLNGGTTTVEVARAIPGQESLQTGITVVTNAINIATELIVRPFIKIMVCGGVARPQSYELVGAMATETLSQLTPDICFLGATGLDPVAGITTYDEAEAAINRVMAQQAKRTVVVIDSSKLGFVGFSRICHVHEVSAVITDSAADPAVVATLRGRGVEVLLA; encoded by the coding sequence GTGACCCGAGCCGAGCGCCTGTCGGCCCTGCTGGAGCTGCTGGTGACCGAGGGCAAGATCGACGTGGAGGCCTCGGCCGACCACTTCGCCGTCTCGGCCGCCACCATCCGCCGCGACCTCGACTACCTCGCCGACCAGCAGCTGCTGAGCCGCACCCACGGCGGTGCGGTGCCCAACACGACCTCCTACGACCTGCCGCTGCGCTACAAGACGATCAACCACGGCGAGGCGAAGGCGCGGATCGCGCAGTGCGCCGTCGAGATGCTGTGGCCGGGGTGCACCGTCTCCCTCAACGGGGGGACGACGACGGTCGAGGTCGCCCGGGCCATCCCCGGCCAGGAGTCCCTGCAGACGGGGATCACCGTGGTCACCAACGCGATCAACATCGCCACCGAGCTGATCGTGCGCCCGTTCATCAAGATCATGGTCTGCGGCGGCGTCGCGCGGCCGCAGAGCTACGAGCTGGTGGGGGCGATGGCCACCGAGACGCTCAGCCAGCTGACGCCGGACATCTGCTTCCTCGGGGCCACCGGCCTGGACCCGGTGGCCGGCATCACCACCTACGACGAGGCCGAGGCGGCGATCAACCGGGTGATGGCCCAGCAGGCCAAGCGGACCGTCGTCGTCATCGACTCCTCCAAGCTGGGCTTCGTCGGGTTCTCGCGGATCTGCCACGTCCACGAGGTGTCCGCGGTGATCACCGACAGCGCCGCCGACCCGGCCGTGGTGGCCACGCTGCGGGGCCGCGGCGTCGAGGTCCTGCTGGCCTGA